gtgctgtgtgttgtcactctctccctggctgtgctgtgtgttgtcactctctccctggctgtgctgtgtgttgtcactctctccctggctgtgctgtgtgttgtcactctctccctggctgtgctgtgtgttgtcactctctccctggctgtgctgtgtgttgtcactctctccctggctgtgctgtgtgttgtcactctctccctggctgtgctgtgtgttgtcactctctccctggctgtgctgtgtgttgtcactctctccctggctgtgctgtgtgttgtcactctctccctggctgtgctgtgtgttgtcactctctccctggctgtgctgtgtgttctgtgtcactctctggctgtgctgtgctgtgctgtgctgtgtgttgcagaGATCCTGGGCGCGCTGGTGTCTGTGCTGTCTATCTGGGTGGTGACCGGGGTCCTGGTGTACCTGGCAGTGCAGAGGATCCTCACTGAGCAGTATGAGATCGACGGCAGGGTGATGCTCATCACATCGGGCTGTGCCGTCGCTGTCAACGTCATGTAGGGACCCCCACAGACCGGGATACTCCCAAACCGAACACTAGTGCAAAGAGTTCAGCACAGCCACTCCACCTACTCATGTATTTAAACCATAATTGGAGTTTAGTGATCAAGGAGATAAGATTCTGGATTCTAATCGACGAGAAGGCTTGCAAAGACTTTTGTTTAAGAATGTGGAATGCTTACTTTAGAGTTCACTTCGTAGACGAAttactttttttgcttttttttgcttttcattctCTGATACTTCGAGAAATGTAGATGTTTTCTTATTGCAGTGATGGGAATGGAATAAGGAAGGCTGTCCAGTTTCTTGTTTCATTGCCGATCAGTGCCCTGGTGATTTCTAAcctgcctccctgtctctctctctctctctctctctgctgtagaATGGGGATCACACTCCACCAGTCCAGTCACCTTCACGGGCACAGCCATGGGCATCACGGTGCGTCTCACTCCCACGACACCTCTGCCAGCCCCCAGCAGAACCCCAGCGTGCGGGCCGCCTTCATCCACGTGATCGGGGACCTGCTGCAGAGCGTGGGCGTGCTGATCGCTGCCTATGTCATTTACTTCAAGGTAAAGCTCCCAGAGACGGGGCGTGGGGGAGGCATCGGCTTGCTCATGATTTCTCTCGCTCTcgtacggctggtttcacagaccctgactaGCACCAGTCTTGGACTGCCTTATCTGACGGTAGCCAGTCCAATTCATGAATAGGATATTCTTAGCAGATTTGTGATTGGCTGGTTCTTGGGAATCCAAGAGATATAAGCTTCAgctgtgcagatcggttcagaaTATCCTCTGCAAAATGTTGTAAATTTCATAAACCTGCAATCTGAAATAGTAAAAAGATTTACAATCTTTCAACTTGAGATCACCAATAAAGCGTGCAATCTAATcttattcaaaatatatatgtataaatggCAACCTTCAGGAGATCTCAGATATACAAGATTTCAGCCTCTTTATAGAATCTGATCCGGGATCCTCTGTAGACTGACAGAACTTGAACTGTGGGATCGATCTACACCACCCTGGGTCTTGTCTTGGAGGTGGAGAGGAATGGGTCAGTCCAGAGCACAGCGCTACGTAGCAAACTGCCGTgacaaatctgtgtgtgtgtgtctctctatctctctctcctcccagcCAGAGTACAAGATCATCGACCCGATCTGCACCTTTCTCTTCTCTCTGCTGGTCCTggccaccaccatcaccatcctgAGAGATGTCCTGAGGGTCCTCATGGAGGGTAGGTCTCCCCTGAGAcagggctccagcacagagctcagagtCTCCCCTGAGAcagggctccagcacagagctcagagtCTCCCCAAGAGACAGGGCTCCAGCCAGAGCAGAGTCTCCCCAAGAGAcagggctccagcacagagctcagagtCTCCCCTGAGAcagggctccagcacagagctcagagtctccccagagacagggctccagcacagagctcagagtctccccagagacagggctccagcacagagctcagagtctccccaagagacagggctccagcacagagctcagagtccccccaagagacagggctccagcacagagctcagagtctccccaagagacagggctccagcacagagctcagagagagacagggctccagcacagagctcagagtCTCCCCCAGAGAcagggctccagcacagagctcagagtctccccaagagacagggctccagcacagagctcagagtccccccaagagacagggctccagcacagagctc
The genomic region above belongs to Polyodon spathula isolate WHYD16114869_AA chromosome 32, ASM1765450v1, whole genome shotgun sequence and contains:
- the LOC121303277 gene encoding zinc transporter 2-like, whose translation is MDDVNEKTSLLSETRKTYTMNGSPGSQPAERLFPRFLCDLSPLELAGAAQQQHCHGKVGETSRGEREKRRARLQLYVASAVCLVFMIGEVVGGYLAHSLAIMTDAAHLLTDFASMLLSLFSLWMASRPATKTMNFGWHRAEILGALVSVLSIWVVTGVLVYLAVQRILTEQYEIDGRVMLITSGCAVAVNVIMGITLHQSSHLHGHSHGHHGASHSHDTSASPQQNPSVRAAFIHVIGDLLQSVGVLIAAYVIYFKPEYKIIDPICTFLFSLLVLATTITILRDVLRVLMEGRSPLRQGSSTELRVSPETGLQHRAQSLPKRQGSSQSRVSPRDRAPAQSSESPLRQGSSTELRGWGQCDAVYRV